Below is a genomic region from Osmerus mordax isolate fOsmMor3 chromosome 22, fOsmMor3.pri, whole genome shotgun sequence.
ACATCAGCCCCACTATCCCTATTGGTTCATTTCCTGCGTGACGATGCAACGTCGGTTGTCGGAGACTAGCCGTTCCGTGTGCTTCGACCAGTGTTGACCACCGCAAAAACAGACTTGGCTGCCGAGAATTGGTCGTACGTCGCCCTTTAAATCACCTCTACatcatctcctccatcacccttcACTCGACCACCCTCATCACCCCCTAATTCACCCTGTTACGTCACTGTCTACATCCACTCCTTAGTCTACATGAGCACCTGGATCAGCTCCTAAATCCCCTCCTTTAACACCTCCATCGTCAGCTCCTGGAGCCCAATCTTCAGTAGATCGCCTAGAATCGTCTCCTCTAGTAGATCACCTCCTTTCAATGTGACATTATCTCCTTCGTCCGCTACTAGATCATCTCCCTCGGTGGATCGGCTCCCACGTCACATCTCCATCACCTCGTAGGTCGTCTCGGAGCAGCCATGTAGCCGgacgtgtctgtgtttgtgtatatgaaACACTACCACGTGTACACtaccctgctcccatccatctgGTGGCGTCTGTCTGGCCAGACTGTGCATAAACAATAAACACCTTTCTAATGTCGACCGATGGCTCTTGGCTGTTCCTCTCAGCCTGAAATATATAGGTCGCTTTTCCCTTTGTTTATGTCGTACCAGCCCCTTTGCTAGACCCACTGTGCCCTCTGGTAgggtgacacacacaacattgatTGGGCGATCGGATTTTTGATTATGGAACACTCAGCTTAAGGATTGCTTGTTCTCAATGCATAAAAGgttgatgtgtgttgtgtgtgggaggggggggggggggtcataagtAAATGATAACAAAAGGTTGTGGCTGATCCTCAACTCTGCTTCTCTTGATGACTCACCCTCGTTATCTAAATCAGTCCTCATCTGGAAAGTACTGTAATGTGCAAACACAGActcgcatacagacacacaggacacatacagacacagacagaccgacagacacacacagacacacacatacagacacacacatagacacacataagCAGGACGTTTGACAGGATCATGAAGTGTATCCAGCACCCATGTTCCTCCGTGTTGCATCTTCCCTGTACTGtacagaccgacacacacacacacacacacacacactcctttgtaATAGTACTTCTTTATCTTAACTAAaagggggtgtgtgagtgagctatgaaaagacagagagagggagggagggaatagaGAGAATATGAATAAGTTAATTAACCTCTGGAGGCTTCTCTCTGAAGGGCCTGCCTGGCTTCAAATGGATGATTAACATctagtgagggagagagcgggggggagggagggaatacgAAGAGTAAGcaagtgagaggaggggaaaggttaGCGGAGAGGACAAATACATGGAGGGATGGAAATTGTGTACTGATGTACTCtctaggagagaggggagggaggggggggggggtctctcagcctgaggaaagagagggaagggggaggggggggtctacctGAGTTCATTTCACCATGGCCCCCTGTGGGTCGTTAATTCCCCTCCCGCCGTTTTCCGCTCGGGCGCAACCTTTAAATACGGTCCTCCCTCTCACTTTTTCAAAAACACAGAGGAGTCCGTGTTCAGTTTCAAAATCGTTTATTGTGAAAAATAGgagataataacaataatatctATTTGAATACAAACAGGAGAACTCAGTTTAGCCTGGGGTTATCTTAGTTCACAGGAGTATCTACAGGATGACGTCATCGAAACGTTGTGTGGTGGTTGTTCCTTGACGCACCCGATCACATGTCTAGGAGGAACAGAGATTGACTCACAAAGCATTTTATGaccaagtgtgtgtgaaggtttTGCATGTGCTTgttttctgtgtgagtgtgtttatatatatatatatatatgtgtgtgtgtttggtcatgCTAGTCTGTATGATTATCAGTGAGTGTTGAGGATTCTGTGCATGTTTGTTCTTTTAAACAGTGCTAATCCATGCTTTCTGGGTTTGTTGGCTTTGGTCTGTAAACAGGTTGAGGATGTTGATGGCAGATGGCTATCTAATAGGAGGGCTATCTGTGGTGATGACCTGGTGGAGATTGAAAATAAGTGTACATATATCTTGCATATGATATTGCTACAATGAACATGGAATATTTCTAGAAGGTTCATCATTCTCTATGGGTGTGATCACATGCTGTGGGCTGGCAGTCCTATTGGTCAGTATGGCCCATCCTGCATCTCATTGGTCCTGTACTCTTGTTGTTCTGgtctgggctgtgtgtgagtgtgtgtgttctggtctggggtgtgtgtgtgtgtgttcagcgtgATCAGACAGTGGTCTCTATCTTCTCCAGGATCtccaggacagagagggaggggggccaccACGGCAcgtgccccctgcccccacacacTGCCCAGACTGGACTCCCCATCGctgctcagctcctcctcttcctcctcctcctcttcctccctcgtcTTCCGACTCCTCTGACGAGCCCTCGTCACATGACCCCACATAGGCCCCCGCCCAGCGCGTTGATCCCCGAATCCtcggagctggagggggaggagcagtggTCCATTTTGGGCGCCGTGGCCGTGTTGGCAGAGACCCGGGGCTTGgcctgaggggggcggggcgggggctcGGGGGAGCTACTGGGCTACGTGCGGTGGCGGTAGAATTCTCTGCACGTAGCACATTTTTGCCGTTGATGCGCTTGACCAAATAGTCGTCGTGGAAGAGGGTCCGAGATGAGGCAGAACTTTGGCGAGGGTGGGCAGGGCGGGGCCTGGAAGGCGGAGGCGGTGCTGAGGTAGCGGTCAGCCCAATGAGACGGAGAGGTCcgtggtgtgggtgtggctaGAGGGCGAGGCAGGCACGGGGGTGCTGGGTAGCTGGCACACGGACGTCATGGGCTGGTACACGTActtacctggaggagaggagagggttagacCTGGGACTGAACTGTGAGTGAACTGCCAATCACACAGGCAAGCTAATTATtatgatggaggagggagggagggaggtaaggaaggggaggggggggagagggagggagggagggcatacCAGACAATAGAACATGACTAGAGAACCACAGCCGAGATCAAAGTAAGTCTGGCTCCAGGCTGTAATGTAGCTCAGAGTTtatctgggaggagagaggggaggtgtgtgtgagtgtgtgttttaacgGTAGAGATGTTATTGTTCGTGGATAGCAAGAACCAGACAGTGTGTTTAAAGCTTTATATCTTCGTTAGAAAGATGGTGACAAATGAAGAGTAAGTCGTTGgggaaagtgtgagagagagagagagagagagagagagagagagagagagagagagagagaaggctggtcaaagatgatgatgaagataaaaacagagagacatgggagggagggagggagggagggagggagggagggagggagggagaaaaacagaTGAAAGAGAAATATAGATGGACCATAACACAGCGTACAGTGAAAGAGATAAATGGATGGATACGGTCTCCGGGAATGAAAGCTGAGCTAAAGGCCCAAGGCCACGGCGTTCCTACAGAGGCTTCTGCTCGGGGAAACAATTCCgaccagcctccacacacacacacacacacactactgtttgGTCTGACCTGCCCCAGAGATGGTGAGCACACAATGACGAGTTGATGAGtagaaaggaggagaagggagggatcaAAACGAGAGAGACgtaagagagggggaaaggtagAACGTTGAAGATGGTGGAGGACGTCGTGtcggagagagcgggaggaaaCGAGAGACAAGAGACGGAGTCATTCGTCCAGCAATCCTCAGCTTCACTCTCATCAGGACACAGTGAGAACTGgtcaatggacacacacacgtgcatacacacccaccccacacaaTACAAACTAGTTTGAGCAATTCTGAGTCCatctatgatgtgtgtgtgtgcacgtgtgaacGTTAATCAGAAATGTCAGAgcagagatagaggaagaggttGAAGACTCGGCCTTCTCGCTTCACTTGCTAACGTCTCACCTCGCTCTGACAGCCtcggagtacacacacacacgcacacactgtttcTTTACGACAGTACAACTCAACTATTCTAAGGTCAACGACCGTGATCTAAGGTGGCAGGAGAATGTAGGTGAAGTTATAATAGACATCCTCACTCATTCGCTACCCGACTCCCAAACTCACTCGCGCACTTAGTCACGCGCTCACTCTCGCCGTtcacctcctctgtcctcatccTTGCTCAACTTTGAATAACTACGACAATGCAGAGGAGAGCGGTGGCAGGGAGACGAcgaagagaggaatagagagagggaagaaagagagagcgaggggaaggAGCattagagagggagggcgagagggagtTCTGAACCCTTTAGATAAGCCACCGGGAGCTAATGGGGAtccgcacacacagagagagacaagaagcaAATtcccctgggacacacacactcgcccaaGCCCTGGAGGAAAATCCCACTCAGCCATTCATGTACTCATCAGTGTGTTATTGCGCATGTTCCTTGAGCATGGCTGAGAGGGGAAAGCAAGAGCTGACCAAGCCCACCACTTCCACCTCCAATCCTACCATGGCTGAGGTTCTACAGCCTGGGTTCCCCCTACTGGTTctacggcctgggttccccctACTGGTTctacggcctgggttccccctACTGGTTCTATGGCCTGGGTTCCACTGTAGCCTGATGGTCTGGATTCGACTTATTCGACTTCAACTATTCCTTGCAGTTCTGGGTCAGGGTGTGCAAAATGTTCAATAATTCATCCTCTATGTGTGCGCGGAcgtctacgcacacacacacacacacaaatactaacTCCATGTGGGGCGGAACATTCGGGAATGCTAATACTCTTATCTGCTGCCGGAATATTCTCTCACACTggcacacattcatgcacacataGACAGCACATGCGGTAtatacacagactcacacaaatatttattttaccAGGATGCAAAAGAAATGTTCCCCTGCGATTTGGCAGTGACAAGATGGTAAACTCAAACAGGAAATAGGACACATAGCACTTCCTCCCAGAGGACCTGCCAGTTTCCTCTTAATGATGACACAGTATAAACatgagaatacacacacagacacaccaataCACAGATATAAATGGCCATGAAATACcgttttttcttttatttatttttcattttcaacACAAGTATTCTCAGAGGGTTTAGGTGTGGTCTCAGACATTTGTTAGGTTCTTTGTGAAAGCGCGTGTTAAAACATTAAAACAGGCTTCACAGATAACATCTAACTGGATTGAAAGGCttttcctctccattcctccactcctccgttTGTTTCCTTGCCCTGGTAGGATCACTAATATCTCTCCATCTGCCGGGCTGCCTTCCGCGTTGGCAGGCTGTTAGTCGACAGTAGAGACCCTCCTTCTCACCGCTCCGCCCCCGAtcccaccccacctccatcctgtcctccGTTGTGGTCAAATCTTTCGTTGTCACtcacactctccttctctttctctcgttcacACCCCCCATCGTTCctttctcgatctctctctctttcttccctcccctcttcatttccctctccttccttccttccttccttccttccttccttccttccttcctgtctctctcaggcctGGTGGCAGGCCTCTAGTTTAGTTCCGCGACAGACAATACACTGCCTGCTCCCTGGTGCTGCTactctttggtgtgtgtgtgtgtgtgtgtgtgtgtgagtgtgtgtttgtgtgagagcatCAGTCGACGGAGGACAATgcgtttccctctccctcttagaAAAGCATCAGTCCTATTAGAGGGTTTGCTCTGTGAGTTATATGACACCGAGCTGGCCATGCTACCCAGACTTGGAAGAACCATTCGTTTTCtggctgtctgccagcctgcctgtctgtctctttctcagtgTCACGTCTTGCCACTTCAAACCTATAGGTCTCCTGCATGTCAACAATATCAGCCAGTTCACTGGAGAGGCTCAAACATTTGTCCTTTGTTTCTTTCTTACATGCTTTCTGAGAATCctgctgtctgactgtctggacCCTGATAgtgctgatgttgttgttttaaattATGAATGATAAATGATCTTACTACGTTTCAACGCTAACAATATTGTCCTAGTTCCTTGTGTGTTCTTCACTGTAAAACGTATTGAGACTCAGAAGGTTCACTCAGGTTTGCACTCCAAAAAAGTCATCAAAATGGGCCCGTGATTTAATGCTGCCGGATTTGTCAAGCGGAAGTCTTTAGATTGAATATTTGAGAATAATTCTGCTAAGCACGATAATGGATATAGGCCTGGATATAGTCTGATAAAAAGTAATATGAACGATATCCCCGTTCTAATCCGTTGATTTCGTCAACATCTGTTTTGGTTGTGCGAGTGATTAATTGGTGGTTGGGTGACGGTTGTTTCTCTTTACCGCGGAACAACCCTAGAGACACTGACTCACAAGTCTGTGCGGCTGTCAACAACTACGTCAGTCGCCCTCGTTACAATTTCACGGATATGTTCCTTGACGTTTTGCCAGTGGAATCATACTTTGCAAATACGGTTTGGGAGCATccactgtaggctacatactcTAACATCGAGGACTTGTCTCATTGTCATTATAATGAACGGCATGCGAGTTCGTCAGGCTAAAGgcgggggctgggagggtgatAGGGCGAAACTTACAGTGGCACCAGCCAAGATGACAGCACCAGTGGAGCTTGAAGCACTTCCCGTGGCTGTGCGTTGCGCACATGGACAGTCCGTCGCACGGGAGAAAGTCCGGTCGCCCCGCACAGCTTCGCGCCgatgcctgcgcctcgtccaacTTCTCGTTCCTCTGTCCGGCCGACGCGGCCATTGCGCGTACGCCCCAGGATCAAAACAACACTGTGAACCTCATTTAAAAATCGCAAGACTGTTCACCGACAAAAGATGGCCAGAAAAGTGCGATACCAAATCCAGCAAATAAGGTAAATATCCTCTCAACgaagacaaagaaaacaaatatttcCGTTGGTCGTTAGTCTATGGCACTTTTGTACAATGTCCAAAACGCAAAAGGAAAATCTGTTCAAAGTTCGTATCAAAACAGATCCCAGACAAGGCTGTACCCCTTCGTATTGGTAGCTAAATCTTCAGTTACCTCTGGTAAACAATGAGCAGCGTTCCAAGCCCGAACTCTCCTTTACAGGCTCTCGGTGGACTGAACGAGAAGGAGGTTCCTCTCTCCGTGGACCTCTCCACATCTCcacgttcctcctcctcttctccctcagagacacacacactcttactcgctctctctctctctctctctctctctctctctctctctctctctctctctctctctctctctctctctctctctctctctctctctctctctctctctctctctctctctctttctctctttctctcttccattctcgatccccctccctcttgctctctctcttcctctcattcacTCTCGGAAAGTCTTATTTCTCCACGACTTGGGGTCTCGCATAGAATTATCTTCTCGTCTGCTCTGAAATTGCATTTGAACTCGAAATTGCAAGTCAAAGCACCACACTACATTACTGACGCCCGAGAGAAACATTTTTCTAGCTGCGAGCCCACGCGAACAAGCGCTAGCACGTACAGTGTGTGATAGAGGTCAACATCATCA
It encodes:
- the c22h3orf70 gene encoding LOW QUALITY PROTEIN: UPF0524 protein C3orf70 homolog (The sequence of the model RefSeq protein was modified relative to this genomic sequence to represent the inferred CDS: deleted 7 bases in 7 codons), yielding MAASAGQRNEKLDEAQASARSCAGRPDFLPCDGLSMCATHSHGKCFKLHWCCHLGWCHCKYVYQPMTSVCQLPSTPVPASPSSHTHTTDLSVSLADRYLSTASAFQAPPCPPSPKFCLISDLFHDDYLVKRINGKMCYVQRILPPPHVPSSSPEPPPRPPQAKPRVSANTATAPKMDHCSSPSSSEDSGINALGGAYVGSCDEGSSEESEDEEEEEEEEEEELSSDGESSLGSVWGQGARAVVAPSLSVLEILEKIETTV